One region of bacterium genomic DNA includes:
- a CDS encoding MFS transporter, translated as MNGPTIRSGKAVRTLLVGMAFLMVGNGLQASVLGVRAEIEGFGFAVAGAVMAAYFVGFLFGTAVAERFLAAVGHIRVFAALASTASSAAILHAVWVNPATWALLRLVFGLCLAGLYVVVESWLNDMATNADRGRILGGYMVVMMGGLAGGQLLLAGGDPAGFELFVLASVLVSLALVPITLSATTAPPVSVPEPLSLRRLVSVIPTGAVTAFWTGAGHGTLLGLAAIYASSEGLSDGRIAVFTAAAPLGCVVFQWPIGWLSDRVSRRAVIGATAVAAALAAAGALLTEPGSAPSLVLMFLFGGFTFPLHSLAVAITADRVAPAQITSATATLVRLTGVGAAIFPAVAGAIMGATGPSTFFVVLAAVHAIIAVYVLYRVVTHPAIPVDEQSDYVALPARGTAVTANLHPDAVEAAPLPPAAPDPDAPAGPIGAAPQPGTPQTR; from the coding sequence GTGAACGGTCCAACGATTCGCAGCGGCAAGGCCGTCCGGACCCTGCTGGTCGGCATGGCGTTCCTCATGGTCGGCAACGGCTTGCAGGCCTCGGTCCTGGGCGTCCGGGCCGAGATCGAGGGGTTCGGCTTCGCCGTCGCCGGCGCCGTCATGGCCGCCTACTTCGTGGGCTTCCTCTTCGGCACCGCGGTCGCCGAGCGGTTCCTGGCGGCGGTCGGCCACATCAGGGTGTTCGCCGCGCTGGCCTCGACAGCGTCGAGTGCTGCAATCCTGCACGCCGTGTGGGTCAACCCTGCCACGTGGGCGCTGTTGCGCTTGGTGTTCGGGCTGTGCCTCGCCGGCCTCTACGTGGTGGTGGAGTCCTGGCTCAACGACATGGCCACCAACGCCGACCGGGGGCGGATCCTGGGCGGCTACATGGTCGTCATGATGGGCGGCCTGGCGGGAGGGCAACTCCTCTTGGCCGGCGGCGACCCGGCCGGGTTCGAACTGTTCGTGCTGGCCTCGGTGCTGGTCTCCCTCGCCCTGGTGCCCATCACCCTGTCGGCCACCACCGCTCCCCCGGTGTCCGTGCCCGAGCCCCTGTCGCTGCGCCGGCTGGTGTCGGTGATCCCGACCGGCGCGGTCACCGCCTTCTGGACCGGCGCCGGGCACGGCACCCTGCTGGGCCTCGCCGCCATCTACGCCTCCTCCGAGGGACTCTCCGACGGCCGGATCGCGGTCTTCACCGCCGCGGCGCCCCTGGGATGTGTGGTGTTCCAGTGGCCCATCGGCTGGCTCTCCGACCGGGTCTCCAGACGGGCCGTGATCGGCGCGACCGCCGTGGCGGCGGCACTGGCGGCTGCGGGTGCGTTGCTGACCGAACCCGGCTCGGCTCCGTCCCTGGTGCTCATGTTCCTGTTCGGCGGCTTCACCTTCCCACTGCACTCCCTGGCCGTGGCCATCACCGCCGACCGGGTCGCACCGGCGCAGATCACCTCCGCCACCGCCACCCTGGTCCGCCTCACCGGCGTGGGCGCGGCGATCTTTCCGGCAGTTGCGGGAGCGATCATGGGCGCCACCGGGCCCAGCACCTTCTTCGTGGTGCTGGCCGCCGTCCACGCCATCATCGCCGTCTACGTGCTCTACCGGGTCGTGACCCACCCCGCCATCCCGGTGGACGAGCAGAGCGACTACGTCGCCCTACCCGCCCGCGGCACCGCGGTCACCGCCAACCTCCACCCCGACGCCGTCGAGGCGGCCCCGCTGCCCCCCGCCGCCCCCGACCCCGACGCACCCGCCGGCCCGATCGGCGCCGCCCCGCAACCGGGAACGCCGCAGACCCGCTGA
- a CDS encoding GFA family protein — MSRRLSGRCVCGGVRYEIGGPARPVWNCHCHRCRRWTGHFMAATNCEYDDLTLIEDGTLHWHHPADDPNVAYGSCRACGSSLFWRVVEPPPEGPYAQTRCMWICAGTLDPPTRLRTERAIFCGHASDYHTLDPNVENREWE; from the coding sequence GTGAGCAGGAGACTGAGTGGTCGCTGCGTCTGCGGGGGTGTGCGCTACGAGATCGGCGGACCGGCGCGGCCGGTCTGGAACTGCCACTGCCACCGGTGCCGGCGCTGGACCGGCCACTTCATGGCCGCCACCAACTGCGAATACGACGATCTCACGTTGATCGAGGACGGAACCCTCCATTGGCACCACCCCGCCGACGATCCGAACGTGGCGTACGGGTCCTGCCGGGCGTGCGGTAGCTCGCTGTTCTGGCGGGTGGTGGAGCCGCCACCGGAGGGACCGTATGCCCAGACCCGGTGCATGTGGATCTGCGCTGGGACGCTGGATCCCCCGACCAGGTTGCGGACCGAGCGGGCCATCTTCTGCGGCCACGCCAGCGATTACCACACGCTGGACCCGAACGTCGAGAACCGGGAATGGGAGTAG
- a CDS encoding IclR family transcriptional regulator — MVVQSIERAFLLLRFLALGPLGVTDLADRAQLPKSTVARLLSALETERAVEQEAASGLYRLGPGLIDIAGTVTPGRNLVSAARPHLLELGDALGEISGLSIPDRGEVFYLDQTESQSEVQVRDWTGERIPLHVVSSGLAILAHMPSAEREEYLAGPLEPYTARTMTDPDAIRTRLEQIRSIGYVWVYGEFVEDLHSVAAAVLRSDGQPLAALHVHGPAYRFPDPDRAHDFGLAVARAADSLAAQLNA, encoded by the coding sequence ATGGTCGTCCAGTCGATCGAACGTGCCTTCCTGCTGCTGCGCTTCCTGGCCCTCGGGCCGCTGGGGGTGACCGATCTGGCGGACCGGGCCCAGCTGCCCAAGAGCACCGTCGCCCGCCTTCTGTCGGCTCTCGAGACCGAGCGCGCCGTGGAGCAGGAGGCAGCGAGCGGGCTCTACCGGCTCGGTCCGGGGCTGATCGACATCGCCGGAACCGTCACACCCGGGCGCAACCTCGTCTCGGCCGCCCGGCCTCATCTCCTGGAGTTGGGCGATGCACTCGGTGAGATATCCGGGCTGTCGATCCCCGACCGGGGCGAGGTGTTCTACCTCGACCAGACCGAGTCGCAGTCGGAGGTGCAGGTGCGGGACTGGACAGGCGAGCGGATCCCGCTGCACGTCGTGTCCTCGGGGCTGGCCATCCTGGCCCACATGCCATCGGCGGAGCGCGAGGAGTACCTGGCGGGTCCGCTGGAGCCCTACACGGCGCGCACGATGACCGACCCCGATGCCATCAGGACGCGGCTCGAGCAGATCCGCAGCATCGGCTACGTCTGGGTCTACGGGGAGTTCGTGGAGGACCTCCACTCGGTCGCCGCCGCGGTCCTGCGGTCCGACGGGCAGCCGCTGGCGGCGCTGCACGTCCACGGGCCCGCGTACCGCTTCCCCGACCCCGACCGGGCACACGACTTCGGCCTGGCCGTGGCGCGGGCGGCGGACAGCCTCGCGGCGCAGCTGAACGCCTGA
- a CDS encoding electron transfer flavoprotein subunit alpha/FixB family protein translates to MLLVILEHDQGAMAEAAREALTFGRTLAGRMGVPMHAALIGSEDAALVAEAAGHGAARVRTVLHPVLEDFGPEAWGEVIAAMVGRLEPAAVLAGGSDRGNEVLAQAAARLDVPFVANCLDVDPAGWSITRIQWGGSLLEDVALEADVPLLSCGLHAVASEAAETPSQPAVDAFEVDLDPALSRTVVRDRVVLSAGVTLSTAPVVVGGGRGVGSAEGFAPLEELAELLGGKVGCSRAVTNNGWRPHADQVGQTGTRIAPEVYIASGISGAIQHWVGAMGSKHILAINLDAEANIVQKADWAVIGDLHEVIPAISEEIRSRR, encoded by the coding sequence ATGCTGCTGGTCATTCTGGAGCACGACCAGGGCGCCATGGCCGAGGCCGCCCGCGAGGCGCTCACCTTCGGGCGCACGCTGGCGGGACGGATGGGCGTCCCGATGCACGCCGCCCTCATCGGCAGCGAGGATGCCGCGCTGGTGGCCGAGGCCGCCGGCCACGGCGCCGCACGGGTCCGCACCGTGCTGCATCCGGTGCTGGAGGATTTCGGGCCCGAGGCATGGGGCGAGGTGATCGCCGCCATGGTCGGGCGCTTGGAGCCGGCTGCGGTGCTGGCCGGCGGCAGCGACCGCGGCAACGAGGTGCTGGCGCAGGCCGCGGCCCGGCTCGACGTCCCCTTCGTGGCCAACTGTCTCGACGTCGATCCCGCCGGCTGGTCCATCACCCGCATCCAGTGGGGCGGATCGCTGCTGGAGGACGTCGCCCTGGAAGCCGACGTGCCGTTGCTGAGCTGCGGGCTGCATGCCGTGGCGTCCGAAGCGGCCGAGACACCGAGCCAACCCGCGGTCGATGCCTTCGAGGTGGATCTCGACCCGGCGCTGTCGCGCACGGTGGTGCGCGACCGGGTCGTGCTCTCCGCCGGCGTGACCCTGTCGACCGCGCCGGTCGTCGTCGGCGGCGGGCGCGGCGTCGGCTCGGCCGAGGGATTCGCGCCCCTCGAGGAACTGGCGGAACTCCTCGGCGGCAAGGTGGGCTGCAGCCGGGCGGTCACCAACAACGGCTGGCGGCCGCACGCCGACCAGGTCGGTCAGACCGGCACCCGCATCGCCCCGGAGGTCTACATCGCCTCGGGTATCTCCGGCGCCATCCAGCACTGGGTGGGCGCCATGGGCTCGAAGCACATCCTGGCCATCAACCTCGACGCCGAGGCCAACATCGTGCAGAAGGCCGACTGGGCGGTGATCGGCGACCTGCACGAGGTCATTCCCGCAATCAGCGAGGAGATCCGCTCCCGCCGCTAG
- a CDS encoding electron transfer flavoprotein subunit beta/FixA family protein, which yields MRILCCVKRVPAPGARINVTADGSAVEVAHLGFTTSPHEECGVEEAVRLSENHGGEVTVLTLGPPEAAEQLRYAASVGAHHGVLVPTDGAPWDPQRTAAAIGDAIGTLEESGGAFDLVIFGNESADSGGFQVGIRVAFALGRPIVGGIKGIEIDGTTVRAHRQTDEGFEVYELAMPAALGVKEGINLPRYPTMRGRLASKRLEVTELPVEAPQGGQSMRLLHRPPDVTSETVILGEGQGAAPAVVDVLAELGVL from the coding sequence ATGCGGATCCTCTGCTGCGTGAAACGGGTGCCGGCGCCCGGCGCCCGGATCAATGTGACCGCCGACGGCTCGGCGGTGGAGGTCGCCCATCTGGGCTTCACGACCAGCCCGCACGAGGAGTGCGGCGTGGAGGAGGCCGTTCGCCTCAGCGAGAACCACGGCGGCGAGGTGACGGTGCTCACGCTGGGACCACCCGAGGCCGCTGAACAGTTGCGCTACGCCGCCTCGGTGGGGGCGCACCACGGGGTCCTGGTCCCCACCGACGGCGCGCCATGGGATCCGCAGCGCACCGCGGCGGCCATCGGTGACGCCATCGGGACCCTCGAGGAGTCGGGAGGCGCTTTCGACCTGGTGATCTTCGGCAACGAGTCGGCCGACTCGGGCGGCTTCCAGGTCGGCATCAGGGTGGCCTTCGCTCTAGGGCGTCCGATCGTGGGCGGTATCAAGGGCATCGAGATCGACGGCACGACGGTGCGGGCACACCGGCAGACCGACGAGGGCTTCGAGGTGTACGAGCTGGCCATGCCCGCCGCCTTGGGCGTCAAGGAGGGAATCAACCTCCCCCGCTACCCCACCATGCGGGGACGTCTGGCCTCGAAACGGCTGGAGGTCACCGAGCTTCCCGTCGAGGCCCCGCAGGGGGGCCAGAGCATGCGCCTGCTGCATCGTCCCCCCGATGTGACCTCCGAGACGGTGATCCTCGGCGAGGGCCAGGGGGCCGCGCCGGCCGTGGTCGACGTCCTGGCGGAGCTGGGGGTGCTCTGA
- a CDS encoding FAD-dependent oxidoreductase, protein MSEVPAKARCVVIGAGIVGNCLVGHLAKLGWGDLVLLDKGPLPNPGGSTGHASNFIFPVDHNKEMCLLGEQSANQYRDLGLSVDSGGIEVARTTERMDEFQRRMTSATAWGIEAHLLTPDEVSELVPFINTDVILGGFYCPTVSVVDSLETGTRMRQLAVDAGCQVFANTEVLDIGTVDGPLSGTRTVSSVVTDKGTIETDYVVIACGVWSNRVANMAGAYIPLVPAVHQMADVGPIDVLAETNNEIGYPIVRDMDTFCYERQSAGSMEVGSYAHRPILHHPDEIPSNDEAALSPTEMPFTPDDFDPQMEEAIELMDMLGDAEIRYAINGLLSLTPDAMPCLGEVPEVRNLWSAAAIWVKEGPGMAQVVAEWMTFGYPRVIDTHGADVARFYPEERSDTHIRARASEHFNKTYGIVHPSEQWESRRNLRVSPYFSRQQSLGAEFFQARTWERPQWFASNADLTERYGLEDREVEWDDRWWSPITMGEHLNLREKCGLVDLSAFQILELSGPGAVTYADRLAVNRIDVPVGRAVYTPWLTPDGGFHSDLTMMRTGDEKVRIVTGVFDGGRDEFWARRHMPTDGSVTLSNRTEEITALGLWGPNAPAVLSALCDHGWGDAPYGSVVSVELDCGNRRIAAELFRISYVGDTGWEVYTAWDDGPDLWDALMVAGADLGIRPTGGGVYGTSGRLEKGYRLMGAELESEYNPQEAGLARPRVKAADFIGKEPYVAAREAGPPEVRMCVLTVEDHTDRQGRERYMQGGNEPILTAAGERITDSHGRVSRVTSAGPGPSVGKYLLMGYLPTELAQAGTELQVMYMNELFPVRVAGTGAVFDPDDTRLRA, encoded by the coding sequence GTGAGCGAAGTACCCGCCAAGGCGCGCTGCGTCGTCATCGGCGCCGGGATCGTGGGGAACTGCCTGGTGGGGCACCTGGCGAAGCTCGGGTGGGGTGACCTGGTGCTGCTCGACAAGGGTCCGCTGCCGAACCCGGGCGGCAGTACGGGCCATGCCTCCAACTTCATCTTCCCCGTGGATCACAACAAGGAGATGTGCCTGCTCGGCGAGCAGAGCGCGAACCAGTACCGGGACCTGGGTCTGTCGGTCGATTCCGGCGGGATCGAGGTGGCGCGCACGACTGAGCGCATGGATGAGTTCCAGCGTCGCATGACCTCGGCAACCGCCTGGGGAATCGAGGCGCACCTGCTCACGCCCGACGAGGTCAGCGAACTGGTGCCGTTCATCAACACCGACGTGATCCTGGGCGGGTTCTATTGCCCCACGGTCTCGGTCGTGGACTCCCTCGAGACCGGCACGCGCATGCGCCAACTGGCGGTCGACGCCGGTTGCCAGGTCTTCGCCAACACCGAAGTGCTCGACATCGGCACCGTCGACGGCCCCCTGTCCGGCACGCGCACGGTCTCATCGGTGGTCACCGACAAGGGCACGATCGAGACCGACTACGTCGTGATCGCCTGCGGCGTCTGGTCGAACAGGGTGGCCAACATGGCCGGCGCCTACATCCCGCTCGTACCCGCCGTGCATCAGATGGCCGACGTGGGCCCGATCGACGTGCTCGCCGAGACCAACAACGAGATCGGCTACCCCATAGTCCGCGACATGGACACCTTCTGCTACGAGCGCCAGTCGGCCGGCTCGATGGAGGTCGGATCGTACGCTCACCGGCCGATCCTGCACCATCCCGACGAAATCCCCTCCAACGACGAGGCGGCCCTGTCACCCACGGAGATGCCGTTCACGCCCGACGACTTCGACCCGCAGATGGAGGAGGCCATCGAGTTGATGGACATGCTCGGCGACGCCGAGATCCGCTACGCCATCAACGGACTGCTCTCGCTGACGCCCGACGCCATGCCGTGCCTCGGAGAGGTTCCCGAGGTGCGCAATCTCTGGTCGGCGGCGGCCATCTGGGTCAAGGAGGGACCGGGAATGGCCCAGGTGGTGGCCGAGTGGATGACCTTCGGCTACCCGCGGGTCATCGACACCCACGGCGCCGACGTGGCCCGCTTCTACCCCGAGGAGCGCAGCGACACCCACATCCGGGCACGGGCATCGGAGCACTTCAACAAGACCTACGGCATCGTGCACCCCTCCGAGCAGTGGGAGAGCCGGCGCAACCTGCGCGTCAGCCCGTACTTCTCACGCCAGCAGTCCCTGGGAGCGGAGTTCTTCCAGGCGCGCACCTGGGAGCGGCCCCAGTGGTTCGCATCCAACGCCGACCTCACCGAGCGCTACGGCCTCGAGGACCGGGAGGTGGAGTGGGACGACCGCTGGTGGAGCCCCATCACCATGGGCGAGCACCTCAACCTGCGGGAGAAATGCGGGCTGGTCGACCTCAGCGCCTTCCAGATCCTCGAGCTGTCCGGCCCGGGAGCCGTGACCTACGCCGACCGGCTGGCCGTGAACCGGATCGACGTGCCGGTGGGCCGCGCCGTCTACACGCCCTGGCTGACCCCCGACGGCGGCTTCCACTCCGACCTCACCATGATGCGCACGGGCGACGAGAAGGTGCGCATCGTGACCGGCGTCTTCGACGGCGGTCGCGATGAGTTCTGGGCGCGGCGACACATGCCCACCGACGGCTCGGTCACCCTCTCCAACCGCACCGAGGAGATCACCGCGCTCGGCCTGTGGGGGCCGAACGCGCCGGCCGTGCTGAGCGCCCTGTGTGACCATGGGTGGGGGGACGCTCCCTACGGTTCGGTCGTGAGCGTCGAGTTGGACTGCGGCAACCGGCGAATCGCCGCCGAACTGTTCCGCATCTCCTACGTGGGCGACACCGGCTGGGAGGTCTACACGGCGTGGGACGACGGGCCGGACCTCTGGGACGCGCTCATGGTTGCCGGCGCCGATCTGGGGATCCGGCCGACCGGCGGCGGCGTCTACGGCACGTCGGGTCGTCTGGAGAAGGGCTACCGCCTCATGGGCGCCGAACTGGAGAGCGAGTACAACCCCCAAGAGGCCGGCCTGGCACGGCCGCGGGTCAAGGCGGCCGACTTCATCGGCAAGGAGCCCTACGTCGCGGCCCGCGAGGCCGGTCCGCCCGAGGTGCGGATGTGCGTGCTGACCGTCGAGGACCACACCGACCGGCAGGGCCGCGAGCGTTACATGCAGGGGGGCAACGAGCCCATCCTGACCGCCGCCGGCGAGCGGATCACCGACAGTCACGGGCGGGTCTCAAGGGTCACCAGTGCCGGCCCCGGGCCCTCGGTGGGCAAGTACCTGCTGATGGGATACCTGCCGACCGAACTGGCCCAGGCGGGCACCGAACTCCAGGTCATGTACATGAACGAGTTGTTCCCGGTGCGCGTGGCCGGCACCGGCGCCGTCTTCGACCCCGACGACACCCGCCTCAGGGCCTGA
- a CDS encoding formate--tetrahydrofolate ligase — protein sequence MAFPSDLEIASQARLRPLEEIAAGAGIPTESLEFYGKGAAKVDLSAVEAMVDRPRARYVVVSAITPTPLGEGKTTTTVGLGQAFQHIGRTATIAIRQPSMGPTFGIKGGAAGGGYSQVVPMELFNLHLTGDMHAVTAAHNLCSAMVDAHLYHGNEAGLDIHNITWRRVLDVNDRALRNVTIGLGGRLDGVPRESGFDITAASEVMATLALCNSLADLRARLGRTVVGYTSAGTPVTAEEIGVAGSMAVILREAIKPNLMQTLENTPALVHTGPFGNIATGNSSIVADQVGIAMSDFLLTEAGFGADMGAERFFNIKCRYSGLAPDAAVLVATVRGLKAHSGRHRIVAGRPLPEALLAENPDEVHLGGDNLRKQIQNIQLHGCTPVVAINAFPDDHPADLAAVAEIAAEYGVRATVTTHFADGGRGAAELAEATAEAAEEESCFAVLYPDEASLTDKIHAVATKVYGADGVEYSAQAAKQLATYTEAGFGHLPVCIAKTHLSISSDASLKGAPTGWTLPVREARASVGAGFVYPICGEMRTMPGLGRAPAAKGIDIDADGNIVGLS from the coding sequence ATGGCATTTCCGTCAGATCTGGAGATCGCGTCGCAGGCCCGATTGCGGCCGCTGGAGGAGATCGCCGCGGGCGCCGGTATTCCAACCGAGAGCCTCGAGTTCTACGGCAAGGGCGCCGCCAAGGTCGACCTCAGCGCCGTCGAGGCCATGGTGGACCGGCCGCGGGCGCGCTACGTCGTGGTCTCGGCGATCACGCCCACGCCGCTCGGGGAGGGCAAGACCACCACGACGGTCGGGCTGGGACAGGCGTTCCAGCACATCGGCCGCACGGCCACCATCGCCATCCGCCAGCCGTCGATGGGTCCCACCTTCGGCATCAAGGGCGGCGCCGCGGGGGGCGGCTACAGCCAGGTCGTGCCGATGGAGTTGTTCAACCTCCACCTCACCGGTGACATGCACGCCGTCACGGCGGCTCACAACCTGTGCTCGGCCATGGTGGACGCGCACCTCTACCACGGCAACGAAGCAGGCCTGGACATCCACAACATCACCTGGCGCAGGGTTCTGGACGTGAACGACCGGGCACTGCGGAACGTGACCATCGGGCTCGGCGGGCGGCTCGACGGCGTCCCCCGCGAGAGCGGTTTCGACATCACCGCCGCCTCGGAGGTCATGGCGACCCTGGCGTTGTGCAACTCCCTGGCGGACCTGCGCGCCCGGCTGGGGCGCACCGTCGTGGGCTACACGTCCGCCGGGACGCCGGTGACCGCCGAGGAGATCGGCGTGGCCGGGTCCATGGCGGTCATCCTGCGCGAGGCGATCAAGCCCAACCTGATGCAGACCCTGGAGAACACGCCTGCACTCGTGCACACCGGGCCCTTCGGCAACATCGCCACCGGCAACTCCTCGATCGTGGCCGACCAGGTGGGCATCGCCATGAGCGACTTCCTGCTGACCGAGGCGGGGTTCGGCGCCGACATGGGCGCCGAGCGGTTCTTCAACATCAAGTGCCGCTACTCGGGGCTGGCGCCCGACGCGGCGGTGCTGGTGGCCACCGTGCGCGGCCTGAAGGCACACTCGGGCCGCCATCGCATCGTGGCGGGGCGGCCGCTGCCGGAGGCGCTGCTGGCCGAGAACCCCGACGAAGTGCATCTCGGCGGCGACAACCTGCGCAAGCAGATCCAGAACATCCAGCTGCACGGCTGCACGCCGGTGGTGGCCATCAACGCCTTCCCCGACGACCACCCCGCCGACCTGGCCGCCGTGGCCGAGATCGCGGCCGAGTACGGCGTCCGCGCCACGGTGACCACGCACTTCGCCGACGGGGGCCGCGGCGCGGCCGAGTTGGCCGAAGCCACCGCCGAGGCGGCCGAGGAGGAGAGCTGCTTCGCGGTGCTGTACCCCGACGAGGCGTCCCTCACCGACAAGATCCATGCCGTCGCCACCAAGGTCTACGGAGCGGACGGCGTGGAGTACTCGGCGCAGGCCGCCAAACAGCTCGCGACCTACACAGAAGCAGGCTTCGGGCACCTGCCGGTGTGCATCGCCAAGACCCACCTGTCGATCTCCTCCGATGCCTCCTTGAAGGGGGCGCCGACGGGCTGGACGCTGCCGGTGCGCGAGGCGCGGGCCTCGGTGGGTGCGGGATTCGTGTACCCCATCTGCGGTGAGATGCGCACGATGCCGGGCCTGGGACGGGCCCCGGCGGCCAAGGGCATCGACATCGACGCCGACGGGAACATCGTGGGTCTGAGCTGA
- a CDS encoding methylenetetrahydrofolate reductase codes for MTGSARRRRLAGEAPEHRLARLAVIEASGFEVIPLRSLDAAIESLPPGSRVSVTASPVKGMAATQEITERLIAGGHAAVPHISARLVRDRTHTRALAAWLRTMGIDEIFLVGGDVTEPGRYHDALSFLTDLLETDHGLRRVGVTAYPDGHPLIDPATLHEALNGKQDVLAEAGLEGYCSTQMCFDPARIVSWLKRERRGGMTLPVHLGVAGVVERAKLLGIGVRLGIGQSLRYLRKNRRAVTRLMIAPHYDPNDLLVQLSAHMVALDIRALHIFTFNQVAATVAWRDRSLD; via the coding sequence GTGACCGGTAGCGCGCGTCGCCGGCGGCTCGCCGGTGAGGCACCGGAGCATCGGCTCGCCCGTCTGGCGGTCATCGAGGCGAGCGGCTTCGAGGTCATCCCGCTGCGCAGTCTGGACGCCGCGATCGAGTCCCTGCCTCCCGGTTCGCGTGTGTCGGTGACCGCTTCCCCCGTCAAGGGGATGGCGGCGACGCAGGAGATCACCGAGCGGCTGATCGCAGGCGGCCACGCTGCCGTCCCCCACATCTCCGCCCGGCTGGTTCGCGACCGCACGCACACACGCGCCCTGGCCGCGTGGTTGCGCACCATGGGGATCGACGAGATCTTCCTCGTCGGCGGAGACGTCACCGAGCCGGGCCGCTACCACGACGCGCTGAGCTTCCTCACCGACCTGCTCGAGACGGACCACGGGCTGCGGCGTGTCGGAGTGACGGCCTATCCCGACGGGCATCCCCTCATCGATCCCGCCACCCTCCACGAGGCGCTGAACGGGAAGCAGGATGTGCTTGCCGAGGCCGGGTTGGAGGGCTACTGCAGCACCCAGATGTGCTTCGACCCGGCGCGGATCGTGAGTTGGCTGAAGCGCGAGCGCCGGGGGGGCATGACCCTGCCGGTCCATCTCGGCGTGGCCGGCGTCGTCGAGCGAGCGAAGCTCCTCGGCATCGGGGTACGGCTGGGAATCGGCCAGTCGCTGCGCTACCTGCGCAAGAACCGCCGGGCCGTGACCCGGCTGATGATCGCGCCCCACTACGACCCCAATGACCTGCTCGTGCAGCTGAGCGCCCACATGGTCGCGTTGGACATCCGGGCGCTGCACATCTTCACTTTCAACCAGGTCGCGGCCACCGTCGCCTGGCGCGATCGGAGTCTGGACTGA
- a CDS encoding ABC transporter ATP-binding protein has translation MAPEEREIPTSSARGGANGAAVLTFDGVSKVFPDGTHALEGVSFSVSRGEFVTLVGPSGCGKSTLLRIASDLDGATGGSVQVDRDRIGYIFQDATLMPWRTVLGNVELLGELHGYSRDQRRRLARAAIDTVGLDGFEGHYPKALSGGMRMRASIARTLTLNPPVFLFDEPFGALDEITRERLNEETISLFMREQFAALFITHSIYEAVYLSTRVLVMSPRPGRIVASFDIPFEYPRASQLRYEAKFAELTGAVSAALRGSFGHG, from the coding sequence ATGGCTCCGGAAGAGAGAGAAATACCTACCAGCAGCGCTCGCGGAGGCGCCAACGGTGCAGCGGTCCTGACCTTCGACGGGGTCTCCAAGGTCTTTCCCGACGGAACGCACGCACTCGAGGGCGTCAGCTTCTCGGTGAGCCGAGGTGAGTTCGTGACGCTGGTCGGGCCGTCGGGCTGCGGAAAGTCCACACTGTTGCGAATCGCCTCGGATCTGGACGGTGCCACGGGCGGGTCCGTGCAGGTGGACCGCGACCGCATCGGGTACATCTTCCAGGATGCCACGCTCATGCCGTGGCGCACCGTCCTGGGGAACGTGGAACTGCTGGGCGAGTTGCACGGCTATTCCCGCGACCAACGGCGTCGTCTCGCCAGGGCTGCCATCGACACCGTCGGCCTCGACGGGTTCGAGGGGCACTACCCCAAGGCTCTCTCCGGCGGCATGCGCATGCGCGCCTCGATCGCGCGCACGCTGACTCTCAATCCCCCGGTGTTCCTGTTCGACGAGCCCTTCGGGGCGCTCGACGAGATCACCCGCGAGAGGCTGAACGAGGAGACGATCTCCCTGTTCATGCGCGAGCAGTTCGCCGCGCTGTTCATCACGCACTCCATCTATGAGGCCGTGTACCTCTCGACGCGGGTGCTGGTGATGTCGCCCCGGCCGGGGCGCATCGTGGCGAGCTTCGACATTCCCTTCGAGTATCCCCGTGCGTCCCAGTTGCGCTACGAGGCCAAGTTCGCGGAGTTGACCGGAGCCGTCTCGGCGGCGCTGCGCGGGTCTTTCGGCCACGGCTGA